Proteins encoded within one genomic window of Candidatus Syntrophocurvum alkaliphilum:
- a CDS encoding helix-turn-helix domain-containing protein, which yields MTELEKQKIYELRLKGVGYKAIGALLGISRDSVRGLCKRNGLDGDSKVVSLNVKEKINNHLLCFCCAKPIKQTGRGRTRKFCSTECRRKWWKENPQARSKSETAIYHYTCPHCGKEFSSYGNKKRKYCGHDCYIKSRFWSDEDEVYETGNR from the coding sequence ATGACAGAATTAGAAAAGCAAAAAATATATGAGCTACGACTTAAAGGAGTTGGATATAAAGCCATAGGTGCATTACTTGGTATATCGCGGGATAGTGTTCGAGGGTTATGTAAAAGAAACGGTTTAGATGGAGATTCAAAAGTAGTTTCTTTAAATGTCAAAGAAAAAATAAATAACCATTTACTGTGTTTTTGCTGTGCAAAACCAATTAAACAAACAGGGCGTGGTAGAACAAGAAAATTTTGTTCTACAGAATGTCGGCGGAAATGGTGGAAGGAAAATCCGCAGGCACGAAGTAAAAGTGAAACAGCTATATATCATTATACTTGTCCACATTGTGGTAAAGAGTTTAGTAGTTATGGTAACAAAAAAAGAAAATACTGCGGCCATGACTGCTATATAAAATCAAGATTTTGGAGTGATGAAGATGAAGTTTATGAAACTGGAAATAGATAA
- a CDS encoding DNA polymerase: MRTLTLDLETYSSINLTECGVYAYSSSSDFEILLLAYAFDDGEVEIIDIASGEQIPSELHSALTNPEIIKTAFNANFERTCLARYFRTLMPPEQWRCSQAHSLTLGLPASLEGVAKCMNLSQQKISEGKGLIRYFSTPCKPTKANNGRTRNLPKHDLVKWEQFKTYCKQDVEVEQAIRKKLERYPMPEKEIRLWCLDQKTNDLGVRVDMKFVQNAIYFNEAYQKKLIKEAKDLTGLDNPNSPAQLKTWLNDIHEIKVESLSKDVVSELLKETHIEDVKHLLKLRQDMSKTSVKKYEAMKRVIRKDERAGGLLKYYGASRTGRWAGRLIQIQNLPRNSMEDLHIAREILKAGNYETMELLFDSVPDTLSQLIRTAFIPSPGCRFIVSDFSSIEARIIAWLAGEKWVVETFKGHGKIYEMAASRMFGVPLEKIVKGNPEYELRAKGKIATLACGYQGSVGALIAMGALKMGLKEEELPEIVAAWRNSNPNIVKLWWNIEKAAIKSVKEKTAVTMQYGLKFYYKSGMLFIRLPSGRSLAYVRPRIEIDTRFNKEKLTYEGVDQTTKNWGRISTYGGRLVENCVQAIARDCLAEALLRLDEAGYKVVMHCHDEVVLDVPQKKGSLDKVNTIMCQPIKWAPGLPMQADGFETEFYKKD; the protein is encoded by the coding sequence ATGAGAACCTTAACCCTAGATTTGGAAACCTATTCAAGCATAAACCTCACCGAGTGTGGGGTTTATGCCTATAGTAGTTCTTCTGATTTTGAAATTCTACTTTTAGCTTACGCATTTGATGATGGCGAGGTAGAAATAATCGACATAGCTAGTGGAGAACAGATTCCTAGTGAGCTTCATAGCGCATTAACAAACCCTGAAATTATTAAAACAGCTTTTAATGCTAATTTTGAAAGAACCTGTCTTGCTAGATACTTTAGAACATTAATGCCACCAGAACAATGGCGGTGTAGCCAAGCCCATTCCCTAACGCTAGGTCTACCAGCTAGTTTGGAAGGAGTTGCTAAATGCATGAATTTATCGCAGCAAAAAATAAGTGAAGGTAAAGGCTTAATAAGATATTTTTCCACGCCCTGCAAGCCGACTAAAGCCAATAATGGGAGAACCAGAAACTTACCCAAGCATGACCTTGTAAAGTGGGAGCAATTTAAGACGTACTGCAAGCAAGATGTAGAAGTGGAGCAGGCTATAAGGAAAAAACTAGAACGCTACCCTATGCCGGAAAAAGAAATAAGGCTGTGGTGTTTAGACCAAAAAACAAATGACTTAGGCGTAAGAGTTGATATGAAGTTTGTACAAAACGCCATTTATTTCAATGAAGCCTATCAGAAGAAATTAATAAAAGAAGCCAAGGATTTAACTGGGCTTGATAACCCAAACAGCCCTGCCCAGCTAAAAACTTGGCTAAATGATATACACGAAATTAAAGTGGAGAGTTTATCTAAAGATGTAGTATCAGAACTGCTAAAAGAAACCCATATTGAAGACGTTAAGCATTTATTAAAACTTAGGCAAGATATGTCAAAAACCTCAGTGAAAAAGTATGAGGCTATGAAGCGGGTTATAAGAAAAGACGAAAGAGCCGGTGGATTATTGAAATATTATGGAGCAAGTCGAACAGGGCGATGGGCAGGTAGGCTAATTCAAATTCAAAACCTGCCTAGAAACTCCATGGAGGATTTACACATTGCAAGAGAGATTTTAAAAGCTGGAAACTATGAAACCATGGAGCTACTTTTTGACTCAGTACCGGACACCTTATCCCAACTTATAAGAACAGCTTTCATCCCATCCCCCGGTTGTCGGTTTATTGTATCGGATTTTAGCTCTATTGAAGCCCGGATTATTGCATGGCTAGCCGGAGAAAAATGGGTTGTAGAAACTTTTAAAGGGCATGGGAAGATTTATGAAATGGCAGCAAGCCGTATGTTTGGCGTACCCCTTGAGAAAATTGTTAAGGGCAATCCTGAGTATGAGCTAAGAGCAAAAGGGAAGATAGCAACTTTGGCATGTGGTTACCAAGGGAGTGTAGGTGCACTTATTGCCATGGGAGCATTAAAGATGGGTTTAAAGGAAGAAGAACTGCCAGAGATTGTAGCTGCATGGCGAAATTCTAACCCTAACATAGTCAAGCTTTGGTGGAATATTGAAAAAGCAGCAATCAAATCAGTAAAAGAAAAAACAGCAGTCACTATGCAGTATGGTCTTAAATTTTACTACAAAAGTGGCATGCTATTTATCAGATTGCCCTCGGGTAGAAGTTTAGCCTATGTACGACCTAGGATTGAAATAGATACTCGGTTTAATAAAGAAAAACTTACCTATGAAGGGGTGGATCAAACCACAAAAAACTGGGGGCGCATAAGCACATACGGAGGCCGGCTGGTGGAGAATTGTGTTCAAGCAATTGCAAGAGACTGCTTAGCTGAAGCACTTCTTAGGCTTGATGAAGCAGGTTATAAGGTGGTAATGCATTGCCACGATGAGGTGGTGTTAGATGTTCCTCAAAAAAAAGGTTCACTAGATAAGGTTAATACTATTATGTGTCAGCCCATCAAATGGGCACCAGGGTTGCCGATGCAAGCAGATGGTTTTGAAACAGAATTCTATAAAAAAGATTAA
- a CDS encoding HNH endonuclease, producing the protein MPYKPKTPCRYPGCPELTTNTYCKFHTNDRPSAASRGYDSRWRKARKRFLKANPLCRYCEKEGRITPATVVDHIVPHRGDEKLFWDEGNWQPLCKRCHDRKTRTKDQYQEYSY; encoded by the coding sequence ATGCCTTACAAACCAAAAACACCATGTCGTTATCCTGGGTGTCCAGAACTAACAACTAATACTTATTGTAAGTTTCATACTAATGATAGACCTAGTGCTGCAAGTCGTGGTTATGACAGTAGGTGGAGAAAAGCAAGAAAGAGATTCTTAAAAGCTAATCCATTATGCAGGTACTGTGAAAAAGAAGGTAGGATTACACCTGCTACAGTAGTGGATCATATAGTTCCACATCGAGGTGATGAAAAACTATTCTGGGATGAGGGTAACTGGCAGCCATTATGTAAGAGGTGCCATGATAGGAAGACTAGGACAAAAGATCAGTATCAAGAGTACAGCTATTAA
- a CDS encoding DUF4406 domain-containing protein, with the protein MADIDKKIVFICSPFAGDIKGNSQRARRYGRFAVSKGAVPFVPHLLYPQILNEHDPEERNLGINLGLNILAKCQELWVFGEYISPGMSIEINQAKKLMMPIKYFSTSCKEMKNEKDCFAYKNKKCTILTINKCKGPDCSFLKTKEQAKEEQEKIIERIRSLDRETQKFIIDTYYKGKLEVK; encoded by the coding sequence GTGGCAGATATAGATAAAAAAATAGTATTCATATGTTCACCATTCGCCGGTGATATCAAAGGTAATTCACAACGTGCAAGAAGGTATGGGAGATTTGCTGTAAGTAAAGGCGCAGTGCCATTTGTGCCGCATCTTTTATACCCACAAATTTTAAATGAGCATGATCCAGAAGAGAGAAACTTAGGAATTAATTTAGGATTAAATATATTAGCTAAATGTCAAGAGTTATGGGTTTTTGGTGAGTATATCTCCCCTGGTATGAGTATTGAGATTAATCAGGCAAAAAAGCTTATGATGCCGATTAAATATTTTAGTACCAGTTGCAAAGAGATGAAAAATGAAAAAGACTGTTTTGCTTATAAAAATAAGAAGTGCACTATTTTAACAATTAATAAATGCAAAGGGCCAGATTGTTCATTCTTAAAAACTAAAGAACAGGCGAAAGAAGAACAAGAAAAGATTATTGAAAGAATACGTTCACTAGATAGAGAAACACAAAAGTTTATTATCGATACTTACTACAAGGGTAAACTCGAAGTCAAATAA
- a CDS encoding phage/plasmid primase, P4 family: MKFTLHTADCAGNLSNCIYSQKAVIEDKETFLKAIKFDHVTAEYKDNYRSKDNFIQADNVALDCDNDHSEDPKEWVTSSDVARVFSGIPFAVAYSRNHMKQKGNKSARPRFHVYFMIPITTDQIEYATLKQQIVSAFPYFDVNAIDSARLIFGTDNADVEIYEGDKSITEFLEDVAFINWDNEQEEIPEGKRNSTMSNYAGKIIKRYGDTDQAYDLFLKKAENCNPPLEESELKLIWKSAANFGKRVSVQKGYIPPEAYNSDILLKPDDFSDVGQAVVLSREYAATLRYSSATDYIVYNGSFWEESKSKAQAVAQELTTRQLDEAESEMKKAMAKMVKNGAAEIMASMGAKKAINSFNKEQAHFFNMYEAATLYRNYAIKRRDSKYITSVLKEARPMLEIEQRTLDADEFLLNTPSATYDLRKGTKLEQDSSNFITKQTEVDPNDVGASKWEDALNIFFLSDADLIDYVQKIVGLCAIGKVYVEALIIAYGEGRNGKSTFWNTVSRVLGSYSGNISADMLTVGCRRNVKPELAEAKGKRLLIAAEMEEGMRLNTSNVKQLCSTDEIYAEKKYKDPFSYIPSHTLVLYTNHLPKVGAIDEGTWRRLILIPFAAKIQGNQDIKNYADYLFENAGGAILAWIIEGAKKAIKDAYRIEPPQKVKDAMQAYKENNDWLSHFLTECCEIDKTFTAKSGEVYNEYRAFCFRTGEFARSTADFYTVLDSEGFERHKTKKGAVIKGFRLKSEFME; the protein is encoded by the coding sequence ATGAAGTTTACTTTACATACAGCAGATTGCGCAGGAAATCTTTCAAACTGCATTTATTCCCAAAAGGCTGTAATTGAGGATAAGGAAACCTTTCTTAAAGCAATTAAGTTTGACCATGTTACAGCAGAATATAAAGACAACTACCGCAGCAAGGATAATTTTATTCAGGCTGATAATGTAGCACTTGATTGTGATAATGACCACTCGGAGGATCCTAAAGAGTGGGTTACTTCATCTGATGTTGCAAGGGTATTTTCAGGTATTCCTTTTGCAGTGGCATATAGCAGAAATCATATGAAGCAGAAAGGCAATAAGTCTGCACGTCCAAGGTTTCATGTATATTTTATGATTCCAATAACAACAGACCAAATTGAATATGCCACATTAAAGCAGCAGATTGTATCGGCATTTCCCTACTTTGACGTAAATGCTATTGATAGTGCGAGGCTTATATTTGGCACCGATAATGCAGATGTAGAAATCTATGAAGGTGATAAAAGTATTACTGAATTTTTAGAAGATGTTGCTTTTATTAACTGGGATAACGAACAAGAAGAGATACCTGAGGGAAAACGTAATAGTACAATGTCAAATTACGCAGGAAAAATCATCAAGCGTTATGGGGATACAGATCAGGCATATGATTTATTCCTGAAAAAGGCAGAGAATTGCAATCCACCACTTGAAGAGAGTGAACTTAAACTGATATGGAAAAGTGCAGCTAATTTTGGAAAACGGGTGTCAGTACAGAAAGGATATATACCACCTGAGGCTTACAACTCAGATATATTATTAAAGCCTGATGATTTTTCTGATGTTGGACAGGCAGTTGTTCTATCAAGAGAATATGCAGCTACCCTTAGATACTCTTCGGCCACAGATTATATCGTATACAACGGTAGCTTTTGGGAGGAGTCAAAGTCAAAGGCACAGGCGGTCGCACAAGAACTTACCACTAGACAGCTAGATGAAGCTGAATCAGAGATGAAAAAAGCGATGGCCAAAATGGTTAAAAACGGTGCTGCAGAAATAATGGCATCAATGGGAGCTAAAAAAGCCATAAACTCTTTTAACAAAGAACAGGCTCATTTTTTTAATATGTATGAAGCAGCTACTTTATACAGGAACTACGCTATTAAACGCAGAGATTCAAAATATATTACATCAGTATTAAAAGAGGCCCGCCCTATGCTTGAAATTGAACAAAGAACACTTGATGCAGATGAGTTCTTGCTAAATACCCCTTCTGCTACATATGACTTGCGTAAGGGGACTAAACTAGAGCAGGATTCTTCTAATTTTATTACAAAGCAAACAGAGGTAGACCCAAATGATGTAGGAGCAAGCAAATGGGAGGACGCACTAAATATATTTTTCTTAAGTGACGCAGATCTTATTGACTATGTACAAAAAATCGTGGGGCTTTGTGCTATTGGTAAAGTTTATGTGGAGGCTTTAATTATTGCTTATGGCGAAGGTCGTAACGGCAAATCGACTTTTTGGAATACGGTATCAAGGGTACTTGGTTCATATAGTGGTAATATCTCAGCAGATATGCTGACAGTAGGCTGTCGCAGAAATGTAAAACCGGAGCTAGCCGAAGCTAAGGGAAAAAGACTATTGATTGCAGCAGAAATGGAAGAGGGTATGCGTCTTAATACCTCTAACGTTAAACAGCTTTGCTCCACAGATGAAATATATGCGGAAAAGAAATATAAAGACCCTTTTAGCTATATCCCAAGTCATACTTTAGTGCTGTATACCAATCACCTTCCAAAAGTTGGGGCGATTGATGAAGGTACATGGCGAAGGTTGATTCTTATTCCTTTTGCAGCAAAGATTCAAGGAAATCAGGATATAAAAAATTATGCAGATTATCTTTTCGAGAACGCTGGCGGTGCGATATTAGCTTGGATTATTGAGGGGGCAAAAAAAGCAATTAAAGATGCATATAGAATAGAACCTCCACAGAAAGTTAAAGATGCGATGCAGGCATATAAGGAAAACAATGACTGGCTTTCACATTTTCTTACAGAGTGCTGTGAGATTGATAAAACATTTACAGCAAAGTCTGGTGAAGTGTATAACGAATATCGTGCTTTTTGTTTTCGAACAGGTGAGTTCGCACGAAGTACAGCTGATTTTTATACTGTACTAGACTCAGAAGGGTTTGAAAGGCATAAGACCAAAAAAGGTGCGGTTATTAAAGGGTTTAGGCTGAAATCTGAATTTATGGAATAA
- a CDS encoding Rha family transcriptional regulator has protein sequence MKELIPKDKYGVFADRENTARVDSLYIAQYFEKEHFHVLRDIARITDSKSGLSEDFVSSNFKSSFYKDSTGRRLPCYFMTRDGFTMLVMGYTGQKAMRFKEKYIRRFNKMEQFINTLVSAREEFPLLTENIKLLHDNPKPYHFSNECDMLNRIVIGMSAKQFRLTNNIEKGKSIRPYLSDEQISMLETLQKIDVGLLVAVPDYQQRKRYLEWYVTKMKEKAI, from the coding sequence ATGAAAGAATTGATACCTAAAGACAAATATGGTGTTTTCGCTGACAGAGAGAACACTGCAAGAGTAGACAGCCTTTATATCGCCCAATATTTTGAGAAAGAACATTTTCATGTTCTTCGCGATATAGCAAGAATCACTGACTCCAAATCTGGATTGAGTGAAGATTTTGTTAGTTCAAACTTTAAATCTAGTTTTTATAAGGATAGTACAGGGAGAAGACTACCGTGTTATTTTATGACACGCGATGGGTTTACAATGTTGGTCATGGGCTACACGGGTCAGAAAGCAATGAGATTCAAGGAAAAGTATATTCGTCGCTTTAACAAGATGGAGCAGTTTATTAATACTCTTGTGTCAGCTCGTGAGGAATTCCCTTTACTTACCGAAAATATTAAGCTACTACACGATAATCCTAAGCCATATCACTTCAGCAATGAGTGCGATATGCTTAATCGCATTGTTATTGGGATGTCAGCAAAGCAGTTTAGATTGACAAATAACATAGAAAAAGGAAAAAGTATTAGACCTTATCTTAGTGATGAACAAATCAGTATGCTTGAAACCTTACAAAAAATTGATGTAGGTTTGCTTGTGGCAGTCCCAGATTATCAACAACGAAAGCGTTATTTGGAGTGGTACGTAACTAAGATGAAGGAAAAGGCTATATAA
- a CDS encoding site-specific DNA-methyltransferase produces MKFMKLEIDKLIPASYNPRKKLKPGDSEFEKIKNSITEFGYVEPIIVNKDLTVIGGHQRISVLKSLGYTEIDCVVIDIDKTKEKALNIALNKISGEWNRELLGELIMDLQSQDFDIKFTGFEPPEIDELFSNIHDKDVTDDDFDVDAALEEEPISKQGDIWLLGRHKLICGDSTKTEIYEKLMDGKKANLVVTDPPYGVSYDGSQGTIKNDNLKDQEFYQFLLSAFENMEAVMADDASIYVFHADTKGLIFRRAFEDAGFYLSGVCQWVKQSLVLGRSPYQWKNEPCLFGWKKKGKHKWYAGRKETTVWEFDKPSSSKLHSTMKPIPLIAYPIKNSTTTNAIVVDPFSGSASTLIACEQLDRVCYAIELEEKFVDVGIKRYIEQVGSDEEVFLIREGEKIPFKNINNAA; encoded by the coding sequence ATGAAGTTTATGAAACTGGAAATAGATAAACTAATACCAGCCAGTTATAACCCAAGAAAAAAGTTAAAACCCGGTGATAGTGAATTTGAGAAAATAAAAAATAGCATAACCGAGTTTGGTTATGTTGAGCCGATTATAGTTAATAAAGACCTAACGGTAATTGGTGGACACCAAAGAATATCTGTATTGAAGTCATTAGGTTATACCGAGATTGACTGTGTGGTTATAGATATTGATAAGACCAAGGAAAAAGCGTTAAATATTGCTCTTAATAAAATTAGTGGTGAATGGAATAGAGAATTGCTTGGTGAACTTATTATGGATCTACAGTCGCAGGATTTTGATATTAAATTTACTGGTTTTGAACCTCCAGAAATAGATGAGTTATTTAGTAATATTCATGATAAAGATGTTACAGATGATGACTTTGATGTAGATGCTGCTCTAGAAGAAGAACCTATATCAAAACAAGGAGATATATGGCTTCTAGGCAGACACAAACTTATTTGTGGTGATAGCACCAAAACTGAAATATATGAAAAACTGATGGATGGCAAGAAAGCTAATCTAGTAGTTACCGATCCCCCGTATGGTGTGTCTTATGATGGGAGCCAAGGAACAATCAAGAATGATAACTTAAAAGACCAAGAGTTTTATCAATTTTTACTTAGTGCTTTCGAAAACATGGAGGCTGTAATGGCTGATGACGCATCTATCTATGTTTTTCATGCAGATACCAAAGGGTTAATTTTTAGACGGGCTTTTGAAGATGCTGGCTTTTATTTATCAGGGGTGTGTCAGTGGGTTAAACAATCACTGGTATTAGGAAGGTCTCCATATCAGTGGAAAAATGAACCTTGCTTATTTGGCTGGAAGAAAAAAGGCAAACATAAATGGTATGCAGGAAGAAAAGAAACTACTGTATGGGAATTTGATAAACCCTCTAGTAGTAAACTTCACAGCACTATGAAACCTATTCCATTAATTGCTTACCCGATTAAAAATAGTACAACTACTAATGCTATTGTAGTTGACCCCTTCTCAGGTAGTGCATCTACACTAATAGCCTGTGAGCAATTGGATAGGGTTTGTTATGCAATAGAGCTAGAAGAAAAGTTTGTGGATGTAGGAATTAAACGATATATCGAACAAGTAGGCTCTGATGAAGAAGTTTTTCTAATAAGAGAAGGTGAGAAAATACCTTTTAAAAACATTAACAATGCAGCATAA
- a CDS encoding VRR-NUC domain-containing protein — translation MTEKNIEQMLVKEVKRRGGRAFKLISPGINGVPDRLVLLPNGKIGFIEVKAPGKKMRPIQIKRKAQLESLGFLVYCLDDPEDIRGVLNEISAT, via the coding sequence ATGACAGAAAAAAATATAGAGCAGATGCTAGTAAAAGAAGTGAAAAGAAGAGGTGGACGTGCTTTTAAGTTAATATCCCCAGGTATAAATGGAGTGCCTGACCGGCTGGTACTTTTGCCTAACGGAAAAATAGGTTTTATAGAAGTAAAAGCACCTGGCAAGAAAATGAGACCTATTCAGATAAAGCGAAAAGCACAGTTAGAGTCACTAGGGTTTTTAGTTTATTGCTTAGATGACCCAGAAGATATTAGGGGTGTGTTAAATGAAATATCAGCCACATGA
- a CDS encoding DUF1492 domain-containing protein: MKAKEYLSQGIWLDQIIDSKLEQLESLKSLATKVTATFTHTKVSGGNDVRSPAENAIVKVIDLENEINADIDRLVDLKREILETINKVNDLNYRLLLEMRYISGKSWEEISADLGYERSWVFRVHGKALKVIEQKLKATKSN; the protein is encoded by the coding sequence TTGAAAGCTAAAGAATACTTATCACAGGGGATTTGGCTTGATCAGATAATTGATAGTAAGTTAGAGCAATTGGAATCATTAAAGAGTTTAGCTACAAAAGTTACTGCAACATTTACCCATACAAAAGTTTCAGGAGGTAATGATGTAAGAAGCCCCGCAGAAAATGCTATTGTAAAAGTTATAGATTTAGAAAATGAAATCAATGCAGATATAGATAGACTAGTAGATTTAAAAAGGGAAATCCTAGAAACGATTAATAAGGTTAATGACTTAAACTATAGATTGCTCCTTGAGATGCGCTACATTAGTGGAAAGTCGTGGGAAGAGATATCAGCAGATTTAGGTTATGAACGTAGTTGGGTGTTTCGTGTACATGGAAAAGCATTAAAAGTCATAGAACAAAAATTAAAAGCGACTAAAAGCAACTAA
- a CDS encoding DUF2815 family protein — MSNNPTKVITGPDTRWSYANIWEAKSINGGTPKFSVSLIIPKSDTKNVEKIKAAIEAAYREGEGKLKGNGKTVPPLSAIKEPLRCGDTERPDDAAYANAYFINANSTSAPGIVDADRQPILERSEVYSGVYGRVSINFYAFNSNGNKGIACGLNNLQKIRDGEALGAKSRPEDDFATEIDEDFLS, encoded by the coding sequence ATGTCAAACAACCCTACAAAAGTTATAACTGGTCCTGATACTCGTTGGTCTTATGCCAATATTTGGGAAGCAAAATCAATTAATGGTGGTACTCCAAAGTTTTCAGTATCGCTTATTATCCCCAAATCTGATACCAAAAATGTAGAAAAAATCAAGGCTGCCATTGAAGCTGCATACCGTGAGGGAGAAGGTAAGCTAAAAGGAAATGGTAAAACTGTACCACCTCTTTCAGCTATTAAAGAACCTTTACGTTGTGGTGATACTGAGAGACCTGATGATGCAGCTTATGCTAATGCCTATTTCATTAACGCTAATTCTACAAGCGCACCTGGCATTGTAGATGCTGATCGTCAGCCTATTCTTGAGAGATCTGAAGTTTACAGCGGAGTATATGGCAGGGTAAGCATCAACTTCTATGCCTTTAATAGCAATGGTAATAAAGGCATTGCCTGTGGGCTAAATAACTTGCAAAAAATTCGTGACGGCGAAGCCTTAGGTGCTAAAAGCAGACCGGAGGATGATTTTGCTACCGAAATTGATGAGGACTTTCTCTCATGA
- a CDS encoding SNF2-related protein gives MKYQPHDYQTYSTDFILKHNVAGLFLEPGLGKTVITLTAIFSLLYDYFDATKVLVIAPLRVARDTWIRECEKWEHLNGLTISNVLGSEKERKMALYKKADIYVINRENVPWLVELYKNDWPFDMVIIDELSSFKSPSAKRFKALKKVRHKIKRIVGLTGTPAPNNLLDIWSQVYLLDGGQRLGRTFTGYRSRYFHPQKFVNGIIPTDYVLNEDAEDKIYEKITDICISMKALEYIKMPDCILNKVEVSLSDKEMKLYRQLEKDLLLPFEDSDVDAANAAVLSNKLLQMANGAVYDEHGDVKYIHDNKLDALEDLIESANGKPVLIYYSFKHDKDRIKKRFDAKEINTSEDIAKWNAGNINIALCHPASAGHGLNLQDGGCTIIWFGLTWSLELYSQANARLWRQGQKNTVVIHHTIAKDTIDERVMKAIEDKDTSQTALIEAVKARLKEGF, from the coding sequence ATGAAATATCAGCCACATGATTATCAAACTTACTCAACTGATTTTATTTTAAAACATAATGTTGCAGGACTTTTTCTTGAACCAGGGCTTGGTAAAACAGTAATCACCTTAACAGCTATCTTTAGCTTACTTTATGATTATTTTGATGCTACTAAAGTATTAGTTATTGCACCTTTAAGAGTAGCTAGAGATACTTGGATTCGAGAATGTGAAAAATGGGAGCATCTTAATGGTTTGACTATCTCTAATGTACTAGGCAGTGAAAAAGAAAGGAAAATGGCCCTTTATAAAAAAGCTGATATTTATGTAATTAATAGAGAAAATGTTCCTTGGCTAGTCGAGCTTTATAAAAATGATTGGCCATTTGACATGGTTATTATTGATGAACTATCTAGTTTTAAATCTCCATCAGCCAAAAGGTTTAAGGCATTAAAGAAAGTGCGTCATAAAATCAAACGTATAGTAGGGTTAACAGGTACTCCTGCACCTAATAATCTTTTAGATATTTGGAGTCAAGTCTATCTCTTAGATGGCGGTCAAAGGTTAGGTAGAACTTTTACAGGCTACCGCAGCAGGTATTTTCATCCACAGAAGTTTGTTAATGGTATTATTCCTACTGATTATGTTCTTAACGAAGATGCTGAAGATAAAATCTATGAAAAAATAACTGATATTTGTATTAGCATGAAGGCTTTGGAGTATATCAAAATGCCTGACTGTATATTAAATAAAGTTGAAGTTAGCTTATCAGATAAAGAAATGAAACTATACCGTCAGTTAGAAAAAGATCTATTACTACCTTTTGAGGATAGTGATGTAGATGCTGCCAATGCAGCAGTCTTATCTAACAAACTCCTACAAATGGCAAATGGTGCGGTCTATGATGAGCATGGTGATGTTAAGTATATTCATGATAATAAACTAGATGCCCTAGAAGATTTAATAGAATCAGCTAATGGAAAACCTGTTCTTATTTATTATAGCTTTAAACATGATAAGGATCGAATCAAGAAACGTTTTGATGCAAAAGAGATTAACACCTCAGAAGATATAGCAAAGTGGAATGCGGGAAATATTAATATAGCTCTGTGCCATCCAGCATCAGCAGGTCATGGTCTTAATTTACAAGATGGTGGTTGTACTATTATCTGGTTTGGACTTACTTGGAGTTTAGAACTATACAGCCAAGCCAATGCAAGACTATGGAGACAAGGACAAAAGAATACGGTTGTAATTCACCACACTATTGCTAAAGACACTATCGATGAACGGGTTATGAAAGCAATTGAAGATAAAGATACTAGCCAGACGGCTTTAATTGAAGCTGTCAAAGCTAGACTGAAGGAGGGTTTTTAA